From Streptomyces sp. HUAS MG91, the proteins below share one genomic window:
- a CDS encoding epimerase yields the protein MFTDEAALEERLATPSPALVADLAGLDGDLLVLGAGGKMGPSLCRLARRALDAAGRTDVAVHAVSRWSDPEAARALEADGVRTVAFDLMDPEADLGTLPDAGNIVFMVGAKFGSAGAPSHAWAVNAAMPDRVARRWPTARIAAFSTGNVYPLVPVGSAGCTEDDPVGPVGEYAMSCLGRERIFGHAALTRGTPVALIRLNYAVDLRYGVLADIASRVLAGEPVDVTTGHANVVWQGYANEVALRSLKHATDGDGFTVNLTGPETASVRRLAHWFAAEFGKEPSFAGTEAPTALLSDAGRCHALFGYPDVPLRTLVGWQADWLRRGLPLSGKPTKFQVRDGRF from the coding sequence ATGTTCACAGATGAGGCGGCGCTCGAGGAGCGCCTGGCCACCCCCTCCCCCGCGCTCGTCGCGGACCTCGCCGGGCTCGACGGCGATCTGCTGGTGCTCGGCGCGGGCGGCAAGATGGGCCCCAGCCTGTGCCGGCTCGCGCGCCGCGCCCTGGACGCCGCGGGCCGTACCGATGTCGCCGTGCACGCGGTGTCGCGCTGGTCGGACCCGGAGGCGGCACGCGCCCTGGAGGCCGACGGGGTCCGCACGGTCGCCTTCGACCTGATGGACCCGGAAGCCGACCTCGGCACCCTGCCCGACGCGGGCAACATCGTCTTCATGGTGGGCGCCAAGTTCGGCTCCGCCGGGGCGCCCTCGCACGCCTGGGCGGTGAACGCGGCCATGCCGGACCGCGTCGCGCGCCGCTGGCCGACGGCGCGGATCGCCGCGTTCTCCACCGGAAACGTGTATCCGCTGGTGCCGGTCGGCTCGGCCGGCTGCACCGAGGACGACCCGGTCGGGCCGGTCGGCGAGTACGCGATGTCGTGCCTGGGCCGCGAGCGGATCTTCGGCCACGCCGCGCTCACCCGGGGCACGCCCGTCGCGCTGATCCGCCTCAACTACGCGGTGGACCTGCGCTACGGCGTCCTCGCCGACATCGCCTCCCGGGTGCTGGCCGGTGAGCCGGTCGACGTGACGACCGGGCACGCCAACGTGGTCTGGCAGGGGTACGCCAACGAGGTCGCGCTGCGCTCGCTCAAGCACGCGACGGACGGCGACGGGTTCACGGTGAACCTGACCGGCCCGGAGACGGCCTCGGTGCGGCGGCTCGCGCACTGGTTCGCCGCGGAGTTCGGTAAGGAGCCGTCCTTCGCGGGCACGGAGGCGCCGACCGCGCTGCTGTCCGACGCCGGCCGCTGCCACGCCCTGTTCGGCTATCCGGACGTGCCGCTGCGCACGCTGGTGGGCTGGCAGGCCGACTGGCTGCGCCGGGGTCTGCCGCTGTCCGGCAAGCCCACCAAGTTCCAGGTCCGCGACGGAAGGTTCTGA
- a CDS encoding fumarylacetoacetate hydrolase family protein — MRLMRVGRPGRERPVLAAPDGRHHDLSSVTDDIDGTFLAALAERPGLVPPAADLPEVDLTGQRVGPPVARPSAVLCIGQNYAAHAAESGAEPPERPILFYKSPNTVVGPYDDVLIPRGGEKTDWEVELAVVIGRRAAYLDSPEEALGHVAGYAVSNDVSERAFQLEVSGGQWSKGKSCATFNPLGPVLVTADEAGDPQGLRLRSWVNGEPRQDSVTADMIFSVGEIVHHLSQYLVLEPGDVINTGTPQGVALSGRFPYLGDGDVMEMEITGLGRQRSVCRPA; from the coding sequence ATGCGTCTCATGCGCGTCGGCCGGCCGGGCCGCGAACGGCCCGTCCTCGCCGCCCCCGACGGCCGCCACCACGATCTGTCGTCGGTGACCGACGACATCGACGGCACGTTCCTCGCGGCGCTCGCGGAGCGTCCCGGGCTCGTACCGCCGGCGGCGGACCTGCCCGAGGTCGACCTCACCGGTCAGCGCGTGGGCCCGCCCGTGGCCCGGCCCTCGGCGGTGCTGTGCATCGGCCAGAACTACGCGGCGCACGCCGCCGAGTCGGGCGCCGAGCCGCCCGAGCGGCCGATCCTCTTCTACAAGTCGCCGAACACGGTGGTCGGCCCGTACGACGACGTGCTGATCCCGCGCGGCGGCGAGAAGACCGACTGGGAGGTCGAGCTGGCGGTCGTCATCGGCCGCCGCGCCGCCTATCTCGACTCGCCCGAGGAGGCGCTCGGGCACGTCGCCGGGTACGCGGTCAGCAACGACGTCTCCGAGCGGGCCTTCCAGCTGGAGGTGTCGGGCGGCCAGTGGTCCAAGGGCAAGAGCTGCGCCACGTTCAACCCGCTCGGTCCGGTCCTGGTGACGGCGGACGAGGCGGGCGACCCGCAGGGGCTGCGGCTGCGGTCGTGGGTCAACGGGGAGCCGCGGCAGGACTCGGTGACCGCCGACATGATCTTCTCGGTCGGCGAGATCGTGCACCACCTGTCGCAGTACCTGGTCCTGGAGCCCGGCGACGTCATCAACACCGGCACACCGCAGGGCGTGGCCCTGTCGGGTCGCTTCCCCTACCTGGGCGACGGCGATGTGATGGAGATGGAGATCACCGGCCTCGGCCGGCAGCGCTCGGTCTGCCGGCCGGCCTGA
- a CDS encoding succinic semialdehyde dehydrogenase, translating to MTTEQHEIPAPDGLPPDGPAPMTARPPWVTDELIARWCGWVSRDAAAPGGAEPVTALAPFDLTPIAAVPACTPHDVEEAVATARAARPQWARSAPARRRDVVLAFHDLLLRHQDQVLDLIQWETGKARYHAWQEVAQVAAIARHYARRARHYLAPRRVRGMVPGLTKVREMRVPKGVVGIVSPWNYPLYLGVGDVLPALLAGNAVVSKADEQTALTLLWTRDLMARAGLPAGLWRIVAGPGAAVGTALTDAVDFVCFTGSTATGRTVAERAARRLVGASLELGGKNPLIVRADADLTAAAAGTVAAAFANTGQMCIHVERVYAHERIYDAFRAELVEATGKLRLGAGRDYAADVGSLTSAARLAAVTAQVEEAVAKGATVLTGGRARPDIGPLFYEPTVLEGVTHEMSVCGQETFGPVVSLYAVGSDSEAVGLANQGSYGLSASIWSKDTREAARMAAEIRAGSVNINDGAAAAAGSVEAGMGGMGDSGLGRRHGAEGIRKYTETQTVATQRLLPLGPPRPGEDAVRAFVRRTNGQLSLLRRLGVR from the coding sequence ATGACCACGGAGCAGCACGAGATCCCGGCACCCGACGGCCTGCCGCCCGACGGCCCGGCCCCGATGACCGCCCGGCCGCCGTGGGTGACGGACGAGCTGATCGCGCGGTGGTGCGGGTGGGTGAGCCGGGACGCGGCGGCGCCCGGCGGCGCGGAGCCGGTGACCGCTCTCGCGCCGTTCGACCTCACGCCGATCGCGGCCGTCCCCGCCTGCACCCCGCACGACGTCGAGGAGGCCGTGGCCACGGCCCGGGCCGCCCGGCCGCAGTGGGCACGGTCGGCACCGGCACGCCGCCGCGATGTCGTCCTCGCCTTCCACGACCTGCTGCTGCGCCACCAGGACCAGGTGCTGGACCTGATCCAGTGGGAGACCGGCAAGGCGCGCTACCACGCCTGGCAGGAGGTGGCACAGGTCGCGGCGATCGCCCGGCACTACGCGCGGCGCGCCCGGCACTACCTGGCCCCGCGCCGGGTGCGCGGCATGGTGCCCGGCCTGACGAAGGTCAGGGAGATGCGCGTACCGAAGGGCGTCGTCGGCATCGTCTCCCCCTGGAACTACCCCCTCTACCTGGGCGTCGGCGATGTGCTGCCCGCCCTCCTGGCCGGGAACGCCGTGGTCTCCAAGGCCGACGAGCAGACCGCGCTGACCCTGCTGTGGACCCGCGACCTGATGGCCCGTGCCGGGCTGCCCGCCGGGCTGTGGCGGATCGTCGCCGGGCCCGGGGCCGCCGTGGGCACCGCGCTGACCGACGCCGTGGACTTCGTCTGCTTCACCGGCTCGACCGCCACCGGCCGCACGGTCGCGGAGCGGGCCGCGCGACGGCTGGTCGGGGCGTCGCTCGAACTCGGCGGAAAGAACCCGCTGATCGTCCGGGCCGACGCCGACCTCACCGCCGCCGCGGCCGGCACGGTGGCGGCGGCCTTCGCCAACACCGGACAGATGTGCATCCACGTCGAACGCGTCTACGCGCACGAGAGGATCTACGACGCCTTCCGCGCCGAACTCGTCGAGGCGACAGGGAAGTTGCGGCTCGGGGCGGGGCGGGACTACGCGGCCGACGTCGGGTCACTGACGTCCGCGGCCCGGCTCGCGGCGGTCACGGCCCAGGTCGAGGAGGCGGTGGCGAAGGGGGCGACCGTGCTGACGGGCGGCCGGGCCCGCCCCGACATCGGCCCGCTCTTCTACGAGCCGACCGTCCTCGAAGGGGTCACCCACGAGATGTCCGTGTGCGGGCAGGAGACCTTCGGCCCGGTGGTCTCCCTCTACGCCGTCGGCTCGGACAGCGAGGCCGTGGGCCTCGCCAACCAGGGGAGCTACGGGCTCTCGGCGTCGATCTGGTCCAAGGACACCCGCGAGGCCGCACGGATGGCGGCGGAGATCCGCGCCGGTTCGGTCAACATCAACGACGGCGCCGCCGCCGCGGCCGGCAGCGTCGAGGCCGGGATGGGCGGCATGGGTGACAGCGGCCTCGGCCGCCGCCACGGCGCCGAGGGGATCCGCAAGTACACCGAGACCCAGACCGTCGCCACTCAGCGGCTCCTGCCGCTCGGACCGCCGAGGCCCGGGGAGGACGCCGTGCGGGCCTTCGTCCGCCGCACCAACGGACAACTGTCCCTGCTGCGCAGGCTCGGTGTGCGATGA
- a CDS encoding oxygenase MpaB family protein, whose protein sequence is MDNLSRRRVLSLGAALGLVSATGTTGAWAWSPAGSVAGSGTGTDPEYVWDDEVDRLLASLIDSGWVPAVNSAMASWVNNGDPLPGGLPADLTAYLQRVNRLPSWADPAKLARAADFNRRKDTYLFLLYGLGSGIMSTVIPREARSVYWSAGGANMKDRAAKTFTFGYDLAQLKGFEPTGQFIVTANKTRLVHAGVRHLLPRSPHWSAGADQRIPISNADILVTFHSLGTYVRRKLLQWKVPFSTADQEAFLHSWQVALHLLGVQDQYIPKTWADAEAQSGQVLTPILSPTTEGVELAEDLLGLTAQVDLGVTRGFLNEFVRYVLSDEIGDWLGLKRDYASAALIRTVWPAFILFREGLSPVAPAAFYVFDQFVRALAMAFLNNGASGTTTPIVIPTGNRPS, encoded by the coding sequence ATGGACAATCTCAGCCGCAGAAGAGTCCTGTCGCTCGGGGCCGCGCTGGGCCTCGTGAGCGCGACGGGCACCACCGGCGCCTGGGCGTGGTCCCCGGCGGGTTCGGTCGCCGGCAGCGGGACGGGCACCGATCCCGAGTACGTGTGGGACGACGAGGTGGACCGGCTGCTGGCCTCGCTCATCGACAGCGGCTGGGTGCCCGCGGTCAACAGCGCGATGGCGTCGTGGGTGAACAACGGCGACCCGCTGCCCGGCGGCCTGCCCGCCGATCTCACCGCCTACCTCCAGCGGGTCAACCGGCTGCCCTCCTGGGCGGATCCCGCGAAACTGGCCCGCGCCGCCGACTTCAACCGGCGCAAGGACACGTACCTCTTCCTGCTGTACGGCCTGGGCAGCGGCATCATGAGCACGGTGATCCCGCGCGAGGCCAGGAGCGTCTACTGGTCGGCGGGCGGCGCGAACATGAAGGACCGCGCGGCCAAGACGTTCACGTTCGGCTACGACCTGGCGCAGCTCAAGGGGTTCGAGCCGACGGGCCAGTTCATCGTGACGGCGAACAAGACCCGCCTGGTGCACGCCGGGGTGCGCCATCTGCTGCCGCGGTCGCCGCACTGGAGCGCGGGCGCGGACCAGAGGATCCCGATCAGCAACGCGGACATCCTGGTCACCTTCCACAGCCTCGGCACGTACGTGCGCCGGAAGCTGCTCCAGTGGAAGGTCCCGTTCTCCACGGCGGACCAGGAGGCCTTCCTGCACAGCTGGCAGGTCGCGCTGCATCTGCTCGGCGTGCAGGACCAGTACATCCCGAAGACGTGGGCCGACGCGGAGGCGCAGTCGGGGCAGGTGCTGACCCCGATCCTCTCCCCGACGACCGAGGGCGTCGAACTGGCCGAGGACCTGCTCGGGCTGACCGCCCAGGTCGACCTGGGCGTCACGCGCGGATTCCTCAACGAGTTCGTGCGCTACGTCCTCAGCGACGAGATCGGCGACTGGCTGGGCCTGAAGCGCGACTACGCCTCGGCCGCGCTGATCCGCACCGTGTGGCCGGCCTTCATCCTGTTCCGCGAGGGGCTGTCGCCCGTGGCGCCCGCCGCCTTCTACGTGTTCGACCAGTTCGTGCGCGCGCTGGCCATGGCGTTCCTGAACAACGGCGCCTCGGGCACGACCACCCCCATCGTGATCCCGACGGGCAACCGGCCGTCCTGA
- a CDS encoding dihydrodipicolinate synthase family protein: MTALEVLSRGTVIPAHPLALDADRRLDERRQRALTRYYLASGAGGVAVAVHTTQFEIREPRVGLLKPVLELAAETVRAEADRPFVKVAGACGYTAQAVAEAELAASLGYDAVLLSPAVPGADEKGLLDRARAVGEVLPVIGFYLQEAVGGRYLSPSFWSEFADLPATAAVKIAPFDRYRTADVIRAVGAADRASEVALYTGNDDDIIGDLLTPYETAGGRRWFAGGLLGQWAVWTRSAATLLEDVRAARTGDHEALLRCLTRRPELTDANQAVFDVRGAFRGCIAGVHEVLRRQGLLAGTWCLDPDETLSPGQAEELTRVAAAYPWLTDDAFVKEHLDDWLR; this comes from the coding sequence ATGACCGCGCTCGAAGTGCTCTCCCGGGGCACCGTCATCCCCGCCCACCCCCTCGCCCTCGACGCCGACCGCAGGCTCGACGAACGGCGCCAGCGGGCGCTGACCCGCTACTACCTGGCGTCCGGCGCGGGCGGTGTCGCGGTGGCCGTCCACACCACCCAGTTCGAGATCCGCGAGCCGCGGGTGGGCCTGCTGAAGCCGGTCCTCGAACTGGCCGCCGAGACCGTACGCGCCGAGGCGGACCGCCCCTTCGTGAAGGTCGCCGGGGCCTGCGGGTACACGGCGCAGGCCGTCGCCGAGGCAGAACTCGCGGCGTCGCTCGGCTACGACGCGGTGCTGCTGAGCCCCGCCGTGCCGGGCGCCGACGAGAAGGGCCTCCTGGACCGGGCGCGGGCGGTCGGCGAGGTGCTGCCGGTCATCGGCTTCTACCTCCAGGAGGCCGTCGGCGGAAGGTACTTGTCGCCGTCGTTCTGGTCGGAGTTCGCGGATCTGCCGGCCACGGCCGCCGTGAAGATCGCCCCCTTCGACCGGTATCGCACGGCCGACGTGATCCGGGCGGTGGGCGCCGCCGACCGGGCGTCCGAGGTGGCCCTGTACACGGGCAACGACGACGACATCATCGGTGACCTCCTCACGCCGTACGAGACGGCGGGCGGGCGGCGCTGGTTCGCGGGCGGGCTGCTCGGGCAGTGGGCGGTGTGGACCCGATCGGCGGCGACGCTCCTGGAGGACGTGCGCGCGGCGCGGACCGGCGACCACGAGGCGCTGCTGCGCTGTCTGACCCGCCGCCCCGAGCTGACCGACGCCAACCAGGCCGTGTTCGACGTGCGGGGCGCCTTCCGCGGCTGCATCGCCGGAGTCCACGAAGTCCTCCGCCGACAGGGCCTGTTGGCGGGAACCTGGTGTCTGGACCCCGACGAGACCCTGTCGCCCGGGCAGGCCGAGGAGCTGACCCGGGTGGCGGCCGCGTACCCGTGGCTGACGGACGACGCGTTCGTGAAGGAGCACCTGGATGACTGGCTCCGCTGA
- a CDS encoding acyl-CoA dehydrogenase family protein has product MASPVIGERTLYEDDHELLRETVRAFADKHAAPHAERWREAGRVDRDLFEEAARAGLLGFNIPEEYGGGGITDFRFNAVIGEEFSRHPASDGLAGVGLSNDIVVPYFTGLTDDAQKARWLPGIAAGRLVVAVAMTEPGTGSDLAGIATTAVRDGDDYLVNGSKVFISNGQNADLVVTAVRTGPDRHGGLSLLVVEADSPGFTRGRNLRKVGLHAQDTSELFFQDVRVPATNLLGAEGSGFRALMRNLPQERISIAANAMASVEGVLERTVAYVRERKAFGRSVGSFQNTRFQLADMVTTARVGRTYIDDLLARHSRGALSAVDAAAAKFWATEAYVDIVGRCLQLHGAYGYMLEYPIAHDYLDSRITTIYGGTTEIMKEIVARDLGL; this is encoded by the coding sequence ATGGCCAGCCCTGTGATCGGAGAGCGCACGCTCTACGAGGACGACCACGAACTGCTGCGGGAGACGGTCCGCGCGTTCGCCGACAAGCACGCCGCCCCGCACGCCGAGCGCTGGCGGGAGGCGGGCAGGGTCGACCGGGACCTCTTCGAGGAGGCCGCCCGGGCCGGCCTCCTCGGCTTCAACATCCCCGAGGAGTACGGCGGCGGCGGGATCACCGACTTCCGCTTCAACGCGGTCATCGGCGAGGAGTTCTCCCGCCATCCGGCCTCCGACGGCCTCGCCGGGGTGGGGCTCTCCAACGACATCGTCGTGCCCTACTTCACCGGCCTCACCGACGACGCGCAGAAGGCCCGCTGGCTGCCCGGCATCGCGGCCGGCCGGCTCGTCGTCGCCGTCGCGATGACCGAGCCCGGCACCGGCAGCGACCTGGCCGGCATCGCCACCACCGCCGTCCGCGACGGCGACGACTACCTCGTCAACGGCAGCAAGGTCTTCATCTCCAACGGCCAGAACGCCGACCTCGTGGTGACCGCCGTGCGCACCGGACCGGACCGCCACGGCGGCCTCAGCCTGCTCGTCGTCGAGGCGGACAGCCCCGGCTTCACCCGCGGCCGCAACCTGCGCAAGGTCGGCCTGCACGCCCAGGACACCAGCGAACTGTTCTTCCAGGACGTCCGCGTCCCGGCCACGAACCTCCTCGGCGCCGAGGGCTCCGGCTTCCGGGCCCTGATGCGCAACCTGCCCCAGGAACGGATCTCGATCGCCGCCAACGCCATGGCGTCCGTCGAGGGCGTCCTGGAGCGGACCGTCGCGTACGTGCGGGAGCGCAAGGCGTTCGGCCGGAGCGTCGGCTCCTTCCAGAACACCCGCTTCCAGCTCGCCGACATGGTCACCACCGCCCGCGTGGGCCGCACCTACATCGACGACCTGCTCGCCCGGCACTCCCGCGGCGCCCTGAGCGCCGTCGACGCCGCCGCCGCGAAGTTCTGGGCCACGGAAGCCTACGTCGACATCGTCGGACGCTGCCTCCAACTGCACGGCGCCTACGGCTACATGCTCGAATACCCCATCGCCCACGACTACCTCGACTCGCGCATCACCACCATCTACGGCGGCACCACGGAGATCATGAAGGAGATCGTCGCCCGGGACCTGGGCCTGTAG
- a CDS encoding long-chain-fatty-acid--CoA ligase, translated as MPTDTAPAWSFRHHWMSQAATHAMMRPDKPALRHLGRTTTWAELSGRSLRLAAALAGRGVTEGDRVVLLTLNHPWFVESVFAANSLGAMAVPLSFRLAPPELDDILADCTPAAAVVDARLLPLFDAAPNAASIGTVVVIGDAPDDALARGRLPYEDLLAAHEPMELPDISEDSTALIMYTSGTTGRPKGVLLSHRNMQVQALTCIRAMEIFDDSDIGFLTAPFFHIAGLGSMVANFVVGSTVVIHPLGAFDPQEVLDAYEREGATVVFNVPQQWDLLCAQPGIEKRDLKLRIISWGAAPASDATLRAMAEKFPGALNVAVFGQTETSPITCVLRGEDSLRKLGSVGRPIPSIQYRIVDADMNDVPAGEIGEIVYRGPSVTRGYWNRPRETAEAFDGGWFHSGDLVTQDEEGFVRVVDRKKDMIISGGENIYCAELENAVAAHPAVREVAVIGRPDERWGQVPVAYVTVAPGAELSLAGLTEFLDGRLASFKRPKDLVVLGELPRNAGGKVVKPLLRSRDAAR; from the coding sequence ATGCCGACCGACACGGCTCCCGCCTGGTCCTTCCGGCACCACTGGATGTCCCAGGCGGCCACGCACGCGATGATGCGCCCCGACAAGCCCGCGCTGCGCCACCTCGGACGGACGACGACCTGGGCCGAGCTCTCCGGGCGGTCGCTGCGGCTGGCCGCCGCGCTCGCCGGCCGGGGAGTCACCGAGGGCGACCGCGTGGTCCTGCTCACGCTGAACCATCCGTGGTTCGTGGAGAGCGTGTTCGCGGCGAACAGCCTCGGCGCCATGGCCGTCCCGCTGAGTTTCCGGCTGGCGCCGCCGGAGCTCGACGACATCCTCGCCGACTGCACGCCCGCGGCGGCCGTCGTCGACGCACGGCTGCTGCCGCTGTTCGACGCCGCGCCGAACGCCGCGTCGATCGGCACGGTCGTCGTCATCGGTGACGCCCCGGACGACGCCCTCGCCCGCGGCCGTCTCCCGTACGAGGACCTTCTCGCCGCCCACGAGCCGATGGAACTGCCCGACATCAGCGAGGACTCGACCGCGCTGATCATGTACACCTCGGGCACCACCGGCCGCCCGAAGGGCGTGCTGCTCTCCCACCGCAACATGCAGGTGCAGGCGCTCACCTGCATCCGCGCGATGGAGATCTTCGACGACTCCGACATCGGCTTCCTGACGGCTCCCTTCTTCCACATCGCGGGCCTGGGCTCGATGGTGGCGAACTTCGTGGTGGGCAGCACGGTCGTGATCCATCCGCTGGGCGCCTTCGACCCGCAGGAGGTGCTGGACGCCTATGAACGCGAGGGCGCCACGGTCGTGTTCAACGTTCCGCAGCAGTGGGACCTGCTCTGCGCCCAGCCCGGCATCGAGAAGCGGGACCTGAAGCTGCGGATCATCAGCTGGGGCGCCGCCCCCGCGAGCGACGCGACGCTGCGCGCGATGGCCGAGAAGTTCCCCGGCGCGCTCAACGTGGCCGTGTTCGGCCAGACCGAGACCTCGCCGATCACCTGTGTGCTGCGCGGGGAGGACTCGCTGCGCAAGCTGGGCTCGGTCGGCCGACCGATCCCGAGCATCCAGTACCGCATCGTCGACGCCGACATGAACGACGTACCGGCCGGTGAGATCGGCGAGATCGTCTACCGCGGGCCCTCCGTGACGCGGGGGTACTGGAACAGGCCGCGGGAGACGGCCGAGGCGTTCGACGGCGGCTGGTTCCACTCCGGTGACCTCGTCACGCAGGACGAGGAGGGTTTCGTCCGGGTGGTCGACCGCAAGAAGGACATGATCATCAGCGGCGGCGAGAACATCTACTGCGCCGAGCTGGAGAACGCCGTCGCCGCGCACCCGGCCGTGCGCGAGGTCGCGGTCATCGGCCGGCCCGACGAGCGCTGGGGCCAGGTGCCGGTCGCCTACGTGACCGTGGCGCCCGGGGCCGAGCTGTCGCTGGCCGGCCTGACGGAGTTCCTCGACGGGCGGCTCGCCTCCTTCAAGCGGCCCAAGGACCTGGTCGTCCTCGGCGAACTGCCCCGGAACGCGGGCGGCAAGGTGGTCAAGCCGCTGCTGCGGTCACGGGACGCGGCACGCTGA
- a CDS encoding TetR/AcrR family transcriptional regulator: MTVGSPSATRPRNRRQLIVDAAGRLFSERGFHAASMEEIAARVGITAAALYRHFPNKYALFAECAHTMADRLVVALDALPPEAEPADVFTALVRVTVAHRASGGVYRWEARYLNREDRRLLRSTFAHVVARVSETVRHEHPLPDEQLRVVAALGAIGSLTMHHTSIAQRRVEELLLDCALRVVATDPAADPGSGRPVELPALPVPRSRRGEILAAAVPLFARDGFTAVTNGQIARAVGLAPSALYRHYPGKVDILAAACLQAAGLLAQAVDRSLHGVTDPREAVGLLAATYVAYSFEHTALTSVAEAEFAGLPADLQRPLVQAQREHIAVWEQQLRLARPELDPRQARVLVHAGFGVVVEAGRSLRWRDGPGRRAAVTALVVGALGL, encoded by the coding sequence ATGACCGTCGGGTCGCCCTCGGCCACCCGGCCCCGCAACCGCAGGCAGCTCATCGTCGACGCGGCCGGCCGGCTCTTCAGCGAGCGCGGTTTCCACGCGGCGTCCATGGAGGAGATCGCCGCCCGCGTCGGCATCACCGCCGCCGCCCTGTACCGGCACTTCCCCAACAAGTACGCGCTGTTCGCCGAGTGCGCGCACACCATGGCGGACCGGCTCGTCGTCGCGCTCGACGCACTGCCGCCGGAGGCGGAACCGGCGGACGTGTTCACCGCCCTGGTCCGGGTCACCGTCGCGCACCGCGCCTCGGGCGGGGTGTACCGCTGGGAGGCCCGGTACCTCAACCGCGAGGACCGCCGCCTCCTGCGGTCCACGTTCGCACACGTCGTCGCGCGGGTCTCCGAGACGGTCCGGCACGAACATCCGCTGCCCGACGAGCAGTTGCGGGTGGTGGCGGCGCTCGGCGCCATCGGGTCCCTCACCATGCACCACACCTCCATCGCGCAGCGCCGGGTCGAGGAACTGCTGCTGGACTGCGCCCTGCGCGTGGTCGCGACCGACCCCGCGGCGGATCCCGGGAGCGGGCGCCCCGTCGAGCTGCCCGCCCTGCCGGTACCGCGCTCACGGCGCGGAGAGATCCTCGCGGCGGCCGTCCCGCTGTTCGCCCGCGACGGGTTCACCGCCGTCACGAACGGCCAGATCGCCCGTGCGGTCGGCCTCGCCCCTTCGGCGCTCTACCGCCACTACCCGGGCAAGGTCGACATCCTCGCCGCCGCGTGCCTGCAAGCCGCGGGGCTGCTGGCGCAGGCCGTGGACCGCAGCCTGCACGGGGTGACCGATCCGCGCGAGGCCGTCGGCCTGCTCGCGGCGACGTACGTCGCCTACAGCTTCGAGCACACCGCGCTCACCAGCGTCGCCGAGGCGGAGTTCGCCGGTCTCCCGGCCGACCTCCAGCGCCCCCTGGTGCAGGCGCAGCGCGAGCACATCGCCGTGTGGGAGCAGCAGTTGCGCCTGGCCCGCCCGGAACTGGACCCGCGCCAGGCCCGGGTCCTCGTGCACGCCGGGTTCGGCGTGGTGGTCGAGGCGGGCCGCAGCCTGCGCTGGCGGGACGGCCCCGGCCGGCGCGCCGCCGTGACCGCACTCGTCGTCGGCGCGCTGGGCCTCTGA
- a CDS encoding hydroxyacid dehydrogenase — MTGSAERPRVVVSVPPGLRDAFFTVETWRRLDAAADLTVLDAHTDRAALAAALPEARALITSWGTPRIEAELLTRAPDLELVAHTGSAVAPYVSEEVFRRGVRVTQAGDEMARPVAEVALTFTLALLHRTHRFDHALRTGASWESAGEAPPRHEIHGSAIGVIGASRTGRAYITLAQALGAQVSVTDPYLSPSDADRLGVQLLPLDELLSSSRIVAVHAPATAETRHLLDAGRLALLPDGAGLVNTARSWLVDESALAAELRTGRIDAAVDVFDAEPLPVGHPFRALPNVLLTPHTAAGTVECRHRLGASAVTEIVRLLDGLPPLTAVGPEALARLH, encoded by the coding sequence ATGACTGGCTCCGCTGAGCGGCCGAGGGTCGTGGTGAGCGTGCCGCCGGGGCTGCGGGACGCGTTCTTCACCGTCGAGACCTGGCGGCGCCTCGACGCGGCGGCGGACCTCACGGTCCTCGACGCGCACACCGACCGGGCGGCGCTGGCCGCGGCCCTGCCGGAAGCCCGCGCGCTGATCACGTCCTGGGGAACGCCGCGGATCGAGGCCGAACTGCTCACCCGTGCGCCCGATTTGGAGCTGGTGGCGCACACCGGTTCGGCCGTCGCCCCCTACGTCTCCGAGGAGGTGTTCCGGCGCGGGGTGCGGGTCACGCAGGCCGGGGACGAGATGGCGCGGCCCGTCGCCGAGGTCGCCCTCACGTTCACGCTCGCCCTGCTGCACCGCACGCACCGCTTCGACCACGCGCTGCGCACCGGTGCCTCCTGGGAGAGCGCCGGTGAGGCGCCGCCCCGGCACGAGATCCACGGCAGCGCGATCGGGGTGATCGGCGCGTCCCGCACGGGCCGGGCCTACATCACCCTCGCGCAGGCACTGGGCGCACAGGTCTCGGTCACCGACCCCTACCTGTCGCCCTCCGACGCGGACCGGCTCGGCGTACAACTGCTGCCTCTGGACGAGCTGTTGAGCAGCAGCAGGATCGTCGCCGTGCACGCCCCGGCGACGGCGGAGACCCGGCACCTGCTCGACGCGGGGCGGCTCGCGCTGCTGCCCGACGGGGCCGGTCTGGTGAACACGGCCCGCTCCTGGCTCGTCGACGAGTCCGCGCTCGCCGCCGAACTGCGCACCGGCCGGATCGACGCCGCCGTCGACGTCTTCGACGCGGAGCCACTGCCGGTCGGGCACCCCTTCCGCGCCCTGCCGAACGTCCTGCTCACCCCGCACACCGCCGCGGGCACCGTGGAGTGCCGGCATCGGCTCGGCGCGAGCGCCGTGACCGAGATCGTACGGCTGCTCGACGGACTGCCCCCGCTCACCGCGGTGGGGCCGGAGGCGCTGGCACGGCTGCACTGA